The following proteins come from a genomic window of Triticum aestivum cultivar Chinese Spring chromosome 6A, IWGSC CS RefSeq v2.1, whole genome shotgun sequence:
- the LOC123130975 gene encoding putative NAC domain-containing protein 94 — protein sequence MEEIRSDDMEKQDEVMLPGFRFHPTDEELVRFYLKRKIQQKSLPIELIRQLDIYKFDPWDLPKLASTGEKEWYFYCPRDRKYRNSTRPNRVTGAGFWKATGTDRPIYSSDGSKCIGLKKSLVFYKGRAAKGVKTDWMMHEFRLPSLTDPSLPQKKPLEKTIPPNDSWAICRIFKKTNATAQRALSHSWVSPPLPNTNGAYIPPHLQTTHRSRHTSENTSSAMTNIISSNIQFSSSGYFPSIISSCQSTLNIIDSISRPATSIVLPPSDAEHQAMSILSAIPLDLPAGMDIASMVMNASPITFSNMDRSAPMNIEFAQPQQCNNNNMISRCVVDLPDIGNNVGGAPRSMNFPFNNLQGPLSDDWRATVPWDSLPCTTEASTNYQPTKCYT from the exons ATGGAGGAGATCAGGAGTGATGACATGGAGAAGCAAGATGAAGTTATGTTACCTGGCTTCAGGTTTCATCCAACTGATGAAGAGCTCGTCAGGTTCTACCTCAAGAGGAAAATCCAGCAGAAGTCTCTTCCGATTGAGCTTATCAGGCAGCTAGACATCTACAAGTTTGATCCATGGGATCTCCCAA AACTAGCAAGCACTGGAGAGAAGGAGTGGTATTTCTACTGCCCAAGGGATAGGAAGTACCGGAACAGCACAAGGCCTAACAGGGTGACCGGAGCAGGCTTCTGGAAGGCCACCGGAACCGACAGACCAATCTACTCCTCCGATGGAAGCAAGTGTATAGGCTTGAAGAAGTCTCTCGTCTTTTACAAGGGTAGAGCAGCCAAAGGTGTCAAAACAGACTGGATGATGCATGAGTTTCGGCTGCCATCACTCACCGACCCTTCATTGCCGCAGAAGAAGCCACTGGAGAAGACCATTCCACCAAAT GATTCGTGGGCAATCTGCAGGATTTTCAAGAAAACCAACGCCACAGCGCAGAGGGCGCTCTCACACTCATGGGTCTCTCCTCCATTACCCAACACAAATGGGGCCTACATACCTCCCCACTTGCAGACCACACACAGAAGTCGACACACCTCAGAGAACACATCGTCCGCAATGACCAACATCATCTCCTCCAACATCCAGTTCAGCAGCAGTGGCTATTTTCCATCGATAATTTCCTCCTGTCAGAGCACTCTCAACATCATTGACAGCATAAGCAGGCCAGCTACatccatagttctcccaccatcAGATGCAGAGCACCAGGCCATGAGTATCCTGTCGGCAATTCCGCTTGATCTTCCGGCTGGGATGGACATTGCATCGATGGTTATGAACGCGTCACCCATCACATTCTCCAACATGGACAGATCAGCCCCCATGAACATTGAGTTTGCGCAGCCGCAacaatgcaacaacaacaacatgatCAGCAGATGCGTGGTCGACCTGCCTGATATCGGCAACAACGTCGGCGGAGCTCCACGGTCCATGAATTTCCCATTCAACAACCTGCAAGGGCCGCTTTCTGATGACTGGAGAGCGACCGTGCCTTGGGACTCGCTCCCTTGCACCACCGAGGCCTCGACGAATTACCAGCCGACCAAATGCTACACTTAG